A DNA window from Agarivorans sp. TSD2052 contains the following coding sequences:
- the htpG gene encoding molecular chaperone HtpG, whose amino-acid sequence MTDAVHAETHGFQTEVKQLLQLMIHSLYSNKEIFLRELVSNAADAADKLRFKALEDNSLFENDGDLRVRVSFNQDAKTITLSDNGIGMTRDEVIEHLGTIAKSGTKEFFGQLSGDNAKDSQLIGQFGVGFYSAFIVADKVTVETRAAGAETSQGVRWESAGEGDYTVADITKESRGTDIILHLREDEQEFLDSWKVRSIITKYSDHISIPVQMWKDETPESDGPDGEKIAAVPGEWEAINKATALWTRTKNDISKDEYNEFYKHISHDFADPLSWAHNKVEGKQDYTSLLYIPSKAPFDMWNRERQHGLKLYVQRVFIMDDADEFMPGYLRFVKGVLDSNDLPLNVSREILQDTKTTANLRSACTKRVLTMLERMAKNDAEKYQSFWAEFGQVLKEGPAEDFANKDQIAKLLRFASTHSDSSEQNVSFADYIERMKEGQDKIYYVTADGYAAAANSPHLEIFKRKGIEVLLMHDRVDEWLISHLSEAEGKTLVSVTKGDLDLGDLDDEETKKQKEQDESEYASFVTRVKDSVGDKVKDVRLTYRLTDTPSCIVVDDNDMSTQMQKLMQAVGQDVPEQKYIFELNPQHALVKRIADEQDEEKFAEWVSLLLDQATLAERGSLENPSDFIKRVNQLLA is encoded by the coding sequence ATGACTGATGCAGTTCATGCTGAGACTCATGGCTTTCAAACTGAAGTAAAGCAATTACTTCAATTGATGATCCACTCCCTTTATTCCAATAAAGAAATCTTTCTACGCGAATTGGTGTCTAACGCCGCCGATGCCGCCGACAAGCTTCGTTTTAAAGCTCTAGAAGATAACTCGTTGTTTGAAAACGATGGTGACTTACGGGTACGTGTAAGCTTCAACCAAGATGCTAAGACCATTACATTGTCGGATAACGGCATTGGTATGACACGCGATGAAGTGATCGAGCATTTAGGTACAATTGCTAAATCTGGTACCAAAGAATTTTTTGGTCAGCTAAGTGGCGATAACGCCAAAGACTCTCAACTGATTGGCCAGTTTGGTGTGGGTTTTTACTCAGCCTTTATTGTTGCTGATAAGGTGACCGTAGAAACTCGTGCAGCTGGGGCTGAAACAAGCCAAGGCGTACGTTGGGAAAGTGCAGGAGAAGGTGATTACACCGTTGCCGATATCACTAAAGAAAGCCGTGGTACCGACATTATTCTGCACCTTCGCGAAGACGAGCAAGAGTTTTTAGATAGCTGGAAAGTTCGCTCTATCATTACTAAGTACTCAGACCACATCTCTATTCCTGTGCAAATGTGGAAAGACGAAACCCCTGAGTCAGATGGCCCAGACGGCGAAAAAATAGCGGCGGTACCTGGTGAGTGGGAAGCAATAAACAAAGCCACTGCGTTATGGACTCGCACTAAAAATGACATCTCTAAAGATGAATACAACGAGTTTTATAAGCATATTTCACATGACTTTGCCGACCCGCTAAGCTGGGCGCATAACAAAGTTGAAGGTAAGCAAGATTACACCAGCTTGTTATACATTCCGAGTAAAGCGCCGTTTGATATGTGGAACCGCGAGCGTCAACACGGGCTTAAACTGTATGTACAACGTGTATTCATTATGGATGACGCTGATGAGTTTATGCCGGGTTACCTGCGTTTCGTGAAGGGTGTGTTAGATTCAAACGACCTTCCGTTAAACGTATCTCGTGAAATTCTTCAAGATACTAAAACCACCGCTAATTTACGCAGTGCGTGTACTAAACGTGTGCTTACTATGCTTGAGCGTATGGCGAAAAATGATGCTGAGAAGTATCAAAGCTTCTGGGCAGAATTTGGTCAAGTATTAAAAGAAGGTCCCGCCGAAGATTTTGCTAATAAAGATCAAATCGCTAAGTTGTTGCGTTTTGCTTCTACGCATAGTGATAGCAGCGAACAAAACGTTTCGTTTGCCGATTACATCGAACGCATGAAAGAAGGCCAAGATAAGATTTACTATGTTACTGCAGATGGCTACGCCGCTGCTGCTAACAGCCCGCACCTAGAAATCTTTAAGCGTAAAGGCATTGAAGTATTACTGATGCATGACCGTGTAGATGAGTGGTTAATTAGCCACCTATCAGAAGCTGAAGGTAAAACGTTGGTGTCGGTAACCAAAGGTGATTTAGACCTTGGTGACTTGGATGACGAAGAAACTAAAAAGCAAAAAGAGCAAGATGAAAGCGAATACGCAAGCTTTGTGACTCGCGTTAAAGACAGCGTTGGTGACAAGGTTAAAGATGTGCGCTTAACGTACCGCTTAACCGACACGCCTTCTTGTATTGTTGTTGATGATAACGACATGAGCACCCAAATGCAGAAGTTGATGCAAGCGGTGGGTCAAGATGTACCAGAGCAGAAGTATATCTTTGAGCTTAATCCCCAGCACGCTCTTGTTAAGCGCATTGCCGATGAGCAAGATGAAGAGAAGTTTGCTGAGTGGGTAAGTCTTCTGCTTGATCAAGCCACCCTGGCTGAACGCGGCAGTTTAGAAAACCCTTCTGATTTCATTAAGCGTGTAAACCAACTACTGGCATAA